In Arachis stenosperma cultivar V10309 chromosome 1, arast.V10309.gnm1.PFL2, whole genome shotgun sequence, one DNA window encodes the following:
- the LOC130977962 gene encoding uncharacterized protein LOC130977962 codes for MERLKLFVQFAQPMVRYRLKSPIADMPKQKRYKNLLKAAAAAANASQDKSAAAANTSQVKSAVAANSSRDKSAAAANSFRDKSATSNSSRDKSAAASSFRDKSAASSSSRDKSAAAASSSRDKSAASNSSEPSSVAVTISEHPSEPKRKRGRESKHYWTVDAIDEYGDSTHLHLLVKDVHYLPEGLRIVVNFDKDYAAIGEAAGLLAGVCGQLAIDCVAFPISFDKWSDIPTSFFENQWNIFFLARFCFKVSDNLAKRFLLQSLGKKWREHRIKLWNDFYDPRLSKTEIINNAPVDIAPDQWALFVEYRLKPETQKLCKRNQEIRQKQIIPHTSGAKSIARRRAELTEETGKEVNRVQIWDITHKKIDGSYVNEKAKEIAEKIEAHSSQQPMELTVNSPLDALGVVFGKEHPGRVRGLGMGAIPTIAFKNNTTRISQMNLGSSNDVGTSSTCGPNVQEELDTVKAQLQALVSYIASKEGGKIPIQLAEMFPTQQVSQIASAICVVQLGLDQESKIPSPKELGSRSSGASNKEA; via the exons ATGGAGAGGTTGAAGTTGTTTGTGCAGTTTGCCCAACCAATGGTTAGGTATAGATTGAAAAGTCCCATAGCAg ATATGCCAAAGCAAAAGAGGTACAAGAATCTACTTAAAGCAGCAGCCGCAGCTGCAAATGCTTCACAAGACAAGTCCGCAGCAGCTGCAAATACATCACAAGTCAAGTCTGCAGTAGCTGCAAATTCCTCCCGGGACAAGTCCGCAGCAGCTGCAAATTCCTTCCGGGACAAGTCGGCAACTTCAAATTCCTCCCGGGACAAGTCAGCAGCTGCAAGTTCCTTCCGGGACAAGTCGGCAGCTTCAAGTTCCTCTCGGGACAAGTCGGCAGCAGCTGCAAGTTCCTCCCGGGACAAGTCGGCAGCTTCAAATTCTTCTGAGCCATCATCAGTTGCTGTAACTATATCTGAGCATCCATCCGAACCTAAACGTAAACGTGGACGTGAATCTAAACATTATTGGACTGTTGATGCCATAG ATGAATACGGAGATAGTACACATCTTCATTTATTAGTGAAGGATGTGCATTATTTGCCAGAAGGTTTGCGCATAGTTGTCAATTTTGATAAAGATTATGCAGCAATAGGAGAAGCAGCTGGACTCCTTGCAGGAGTTTGTGGGCAATTGGCCATTGATTGTGTTGCATTTCCAATTAGTTTTGACAAGTGGTCAGACATTCCAACAAgcttttttgaaaatcaatggAATATTTTTTTCCTA GCTCGATTTTGCTTCAAAGTGAGTGATAACTTGGCCAAACGATTTTTGCTCCAATCGCTTGGCAAAAAATGGAGGGAACATAGGATAAAGCTTTGGAATGATTTTTATGATCCGAGGTTGAGTAAAACCGAGATCATAAATAATGCACCAGTAGATATTGCTCCTGATCAATGGGCTTTATTCGTAGAATATCGTTTGAAGCCTGAAACTCAG AAACTTTGTAAGAGGAACCAAGAAATTCGGCAAAAACAAATAATTCCTCATACTTCAGGTGCTAAATCAATTGCAAGAAGAAGGGCTGAATTG ACGGAAGAGACAGGAAAAGAAGTTAATAGGGTTCAAATATGGGACATCACTCACAAGAAAATAGATGGAAGTTATGTTAATGAAAAGGCTAAAGAAATAGCG GAGAAGATTGAAGCACATAGCAGCCAACAACCAATGGAATTAACTGTTAATTCTCCTCTTGATGCTCTTGGAGTAGTTTTTGGGAAAGAGCACCCTGGCCGTGTTCGAGGTTTAGGTATGGGAGCTATTCCAACAATTGCTTTCAAGAACAACACCACAAGGATTAGTCAAATGAATTTAGGTTCTTCAAATGATGTTGGCACATCATCTACTTGTGGTCCAAATGTGCAAGAAGAGTTGGATACCGTTAAAGCGCAATTGCAAGCGCTAGTATCCTATATTGCTTCTAAGGAAGGAGGTAAAATTCCAATACAATTGGCTGAAATGTTTCCTACTCAACAAGTTTCACAG ATTGCCTCAGCCATATGTGTTGTTCAACTG GGATTGGATCAGGAGAGTAAGATTCCATCACCAAAAGAGTTAGGAAGTAGGTCttctggagcaagcaataaggAAGCATGA
- the LOC130977979 gene encoding uncharacterized protein LOC130977979, with protein MSIDKSWIGKPRNTHEYIDGLNKFLDFAFEHRSLGGRQIKCPCPVCGFGKWQIREKVFEHLIVKPFPENYKVWYWHGEEAVGVGSQAHQTSYIVQDDLTSQYPMVTMLNDAFGVTGPDLNEDGYGDEDNIEDGDEDEDNIEDGDGDNAENVEFYKLLEDGSEQLYEGCTKYSKLSFLISLYHIKCLYRISDKAMTEILKLIKDAFGNAKILNTFYEAKKTINKLGLNYTKIPACPNDCMLYWGEDEDLQECKRCKTSKWSDAKKKKPTKILRYFPLKPRLQRLFMCSKTAQSMRWHASVEKKDSKIRHPRDSEAWKTFDLLHDRFAEDPRNVRLGLAADRFNPFGAMRTNYSVWPVVLIPYNRPPWECMKPTSLILSMIIPGEKMPGNNIDVYLQPFIKELKELWHDGVQTLDRFKNEMFTLRAALMWTISDFPGLGNLSGWNVHSKYACPTCNFNIDSYRLKHGGKWCFLGHRRFLERGHKFRLSRAKFNGKIELRDPPAVLTGSEILE; from the coding sequence ATGTCAATCGATAAGTCATGGATTGGAAAACCACGAAACACGCATGAGTATATAGATGGTCTAAACAAGTTTTTGGATTTCGCTTTTGAGCATCGATCTCTCGGGGGTCGTCAGATTAAATGCCCTTGTCCAGTGTGTGGTTTTGGCAAGTGGCAAATAAGAGAGAAAGTTTTTGAACATTTAATAGTCAAGCCATTTCCAGAAAACTACAAAGTTTGGTATTGGCATGGTGAAGAAGCAGTTGGAGTTGGGTCACAAGCTCATCAAACTAGTTATATTGTACAAGATGATTTGACATCTCAATATCCAATGGTAACAATGCTCAATGACGCGTTTGGAGTTACTGGACCTGACTTGAATGaagatggatatggagatgaaGACAACATAGAGGATGGAGATGAAGATGAAGACAACATAGAAGATGGAGATGGAGACAATGCAGAAAATGTAGAATTTTACAAGTTGTTGGAAGATGGTAGTGAACAATTGTATGAAGGGTGCACAAAGTATTCAAAACTGTCTTTCTTGATTAGTCTATATCACATAAAGTGCTTATACAGAATAAGCGACAAAGCCATGACCGAAATTCTCAAGTTAATAAAAGATGCTTTTGGAAATGCGAAGATTTTAAATACATTCTATGAGGCCAAGAAAACCATAAACAAACTAGGGCTTAATTATACCAAGATACCTGCTTGTCCTAATGACTGCATGTTATATTGGGGGGAGGATGAAGATTTGCAAGAATGCAAAAGATGCAAGACATCTAAATGGAGCGATGCTAAAAAGAAGAAACCGACAAAGATCTTGCGATACTTTCCACTAAAACCGAGACTTCAACGATTATTCATGTGTTCTAAGACTGCTCAATCAATGCGATGGCATGCTTCGGTAGAAAAGAAAGATTCAAAGATAAGGCATCCGCGGGATTCTGAAGCTTGGAAGACATTTGATTTACTTCATGATAGGTTTGCCGAAGATCCTCGAAATGTACGTCTTGGTCTTGCAGCTGATAGATTCAACCCCTTTGGAGCTATGCGTACAAACTATAGCGTTTGGCCAGTGGTGCTTATTCCATATAATCGACCTCCATGGGAGTGCATGAAGCCAACATCACTAATCTTGTCAATGATTATTCCCGGAGAGAAAATGCCGGGGAACAACATAGACGTATATTTACAACCTTTTATCAAAGAGTTAAAAGAGTTGTGGCATGATGGTGTTCAAACATTAGATAGGTTCAAGAATGAAATGTTTACATTGCGAGCAGCATTAATGTGGACAATTAGTGATTTTCCAGGCCTTGGTAACTTATCTGGGTGGAACGTACACAGTAAATATGCTTGTCCCACATGTAACTTCAACATTGattcatatagattaaagcATGGTGGAAAATGGTGTTTTTTGGGGCATCGCCGTTTCTTAGAAAGGGGTCATAAGTTTAGGCTAAGTCGTGCAAAATTTAATGGAAAAATTGAGTTGAGGGATCCCCCAGCAGTACTAACAGGGTCAGAAATATTGGAATAA